In one window of Nicotiana tabacum cultivar K326 chromosome 12, ASM71507v2, whole genome shotgun sequence DNA:
- the LOC107809020 gene encoding F-box/LRR-repeat protein At5g02910-like, with product MINHPSLKKQKVRVTGVEETLDDRISQLPDSLLVQILSLLPTKDAFTTYAVIAWKSLTSIKLECLLLNDDEILNLLSGCPALETMELYDVGGFRRLKISSSKFKRLNLKKHWLLNDNNDRSLEIFAPYLQHLEISGNLKDIKCRLVDVSSMVNAKLTFNIACIKDIQADRYEIVDEEDNCHGYHQGFRTLVQDYLQKLSCATELTFGCWFTEVYF from the exons ATGATCAATCATCCATCGTTAAAGAAACAGAAAGTGAGAGTCACTGGAGTTGAAGAAACCCTAGACGACCGTATCAGTCAATTGCCGGACTCACTCCTAGTTCAAATTCTCTCTTTATTGCCGACAAAGGATGCTTTCACAACCT ATGCAGTCATAGCGTGGAAGTCTCTAACGAGCATAAAGCTGGAGTGTTTGTTGTTAAACGATGAcgaaattttaaacttattatcAGGCTGTCCTGCACTGGAAACTATGGAATTATATGATGTTGGGGGATTTCGCCGCCTGAAAATTAGTTCTTCAAAATTCAAGAGACTGAATTTGAAAAAACATTGGTTGCTTAATGATAACAATGATCGTTCCTTGGAAATTTTTGCCCCGTATCTTCAGCATTTGGAGATTTCAGGAAATCTTAAAGATATCAAGTGTAGGCTTGTCGATGTGTCCTCCATGGTTAATGCTAAGCTTACTTTCAACATTGCATGTATCAAAGACATACAGGCTGATCGCTATGAAATTGTTGATGAAGAAGACAATTGTCATGGTTATCATCAAGGTTTTAGGACCCTTGTCCAAGATTATCTTCAAAAGTTGAGTTGTGCAACTGAGCTAACATTCGGATGTTGGTTCACAGAGGTTTATTTTTAA